From Desulfuromonadaceae bacterium, one genomic window encodes:
- a CDS encoding PAS domain-containing protein, producing the protein MMKPQRLLWHLYGTFLLLILAAIITVTWYISGTLHDFHVTQIRQNLIVQAHLVVDRVTGKLDAKNSTELDLLSKHLGELTGTRITLILPDGKVIADSEELIYRMDNHAGRPEITAALSGVTGVSTRFSQTLQQTLMYVAVPVFSGKKITGSVRTALSIATIEEARAAAHRKIIVASGGIAIIAALFSLWLARRISQPLESMRRGAERFALGAFDTHLTLSSGVVELTALSGALNNMAGQLEQRFQSIKNQRNELDAVLSSMIEAVIAVDRDEHILRLNSAAAHLFGVQQHSAINRPVQEVLRKATLQQFIRETLAAEEPLERDLTLLVDGVERHLQTRGTALKNSRNERIGALIVISDVTRLRRLENLRRDFVANVSHELKTPITAIRGWAETLRHNDPETHEKAIDVILRQSDRLNDIFNDLLDLSRLEEEQERSAIALQPVLLPTIFESVVTARSVELREKDLVAVVQCDPRLKVNCAPLMLEQAVANLLGNAIKYSPAGGRIILSAERSAEQLVITVEDFGCGIPNEHLPRLFERFYRVDPARSRALGGTGLGLAIVKHIAQIHGGSVEAQSSVGEGSTFSIILPTV; encoded by the coding sequence ATGATGAAACCGCAACGCCTCCTCTGGCATCTCTATGGCACGTTTTTGCTCCTGATACTCGCTGCGATCATCACCGTCACCTGGTATATTTCGGGCACGCTGCACGATTTTCATGTCACTCAGATCCGGCAAAACCTGATCGTTCAGGCACATCTGGTTGTCGATCGCGTGACCGGAAAACTGGACGCAAAAAATTCCACCGAACTTGATCTGCTCAGCAAGCATCTCGGTGAGCTGACCGGCACCCGCATTACCCTGATCCTTCCCGACGGCAAGGTGATTGCGGACTCCGAAGAGCTCATTTACCGGATGGACAATCATGCCGGGCGACCGGAGATCACCGCCGCCCTGAGCGGCGTCACCGGGGTCTCGACCCGCTTCAGCCAGACTTTGCAGCAGACCCTGATGTACGTGGCGGTGCCGGTCTTCAGCGGCAAGAAGATTACCGGCAGTGTCCGCACCGCGCTGTCAATCGCCACCATTGAGGAGGCCCGCGCCGCAGCCCATCGAAAAATTATCGTTGCCAGCGGGGGGATTGCGATTATTGCCGCGCTCTTCAGTCTGTGGCTGGCCCGCCGTATCAGCCAACCGCTGGAAAGCATGCGGCGCGGCGCCGAACGCTTCGCCCTCGGCGCATTCGATACCCACCTCACACTCAGCAGTGGCGTTGTCGAGCTTACCGCCCTCAGCGGGGCGTTGAACAATATGGCCGGGCAGCTTGAACAGCGTTTCCAGTCGATCAAAAATCAACGCAACGAACTCGACGCGGTTCTCTCCAGCATGATTGAAGCGGTGATCGCGGTCGACCGTGACGAACATATCCTGCGCCTCAATTCCGCCGCCGCCCATCTGTTTGGTGTGCAACAGCACTCGGCCATCAACCGCCCGGTGCAGGAGGTGTTGCGCAAGGCGACCCTGCAACAGTTTATCCGTGAAACCCTGGCCGCCGAAGAACCGCTGGAACGCGACCTGACGCTGCTGGTTGACGGCGTCGAACGGCATCTTCAGACGCGTGGCACCGCCCTGAAAAACTCCCGCAACGAACGGATCGGGGCGCTGATTGTCATCAGTGATGTCACCCGCCTGCGGCGGCTGGAAAACCTGCGCCGCGATTTTGTCGCCAATGTCTCCCACGAACTGAAGACGCCGATCACCGCGATTCGTGGCTGGGCGGAGACGCTGCGTCATAACGATCCGGAGACGCATGAAAAGGCGATTGACGTCATCCTCCGCCAGTCCGACCGGCTGAACGATATTTTTAACGATCTACTCGACCTGTCACGCCTCGAAGAGGAGCAGGAACGCTCGGCCATCGCGCTACAGCCGGTGCTGCTACCGACGATCTTTGAGAGCGTCGTCACGGCGCGTTCAGTCGAACTGCGCGAGAAAGACCTGGTCGCCGTTGTGCAGTGCGATCCCCGCCTCAAGGTCAACTGCGCCCCGTTGATGCTGGAGCAGGCCGTCGCGAACCTGCTCGGTAACGCGATCAAGTACAGCCCGGCAGGGGGACGCATCATTCTGTCAGCCGAGCGGTCAGCGGAGCAGCTCGTGATCACGGTCGAGGATTTCGGCTGTGGCATTCCCAACGAACACCTGCCGCGCCTCTTCGAACGCTTCTACCGCGTCGACCCCGCCCGCAGCCGCGCCCTCGGCGGCACCGGCCTCGGCCTGGCGATCGTCAAGCACATCGCGCAGATTCATGGCGGCAGCGTTGAGGCGCAGAGTAGCGTCGGAGAGGGAAGTACTTTTTCAATCATTTTGCCCACTGTTTAG